A single window of Lutzomyia longipalpis isolate SR_M1_2022 chromosome 1, ASM2433408v1 DNA harbors:
- the LOC129787936 gene encoding uncharacterized protein LOC129787936 isoform X4 — protein sequence MEILDNFVESVFEIFFPRRRELTLPERSLRDGQCPPTSPIPSSRSEPAKSPQNLVPSTNFPCVRKPNPEMEFLIPHPPTNSRQPRQVASSQNGTFMRSHSINEQSHHQILLQQNQFAQHQTKMTKKQLKLAQAQLNKLTQINIHLHALFSAVEHGHLEKARTILESTDVDVNSVNSDGLAPLDVAVLSNNRSMTKMLLQHGATDRTQFKGNNTLGGHLNSLLRDAENRIQELGSADEIPQTPYSTRASFSSIIGNAYTGPSVTGCTGTETDKQIGLWERRVKGLRRMLLGWDQARPPDPPNSVLVDVVGPSSVSIRIYEPSEGPLGTKFKVQWSSRADFSNIVGECDITEWNSFQGTMGATCRIGDLTQGRRYFFRACLGNIKGFGGYRTSCPSSVVPSSWYDVEQRENRFVGRQRVLDELFAAVRLARPEDASNIPLETPALQRRNPKKKTTIKQLFSAASKFQKNLRRGIYLACILYHEDKVLVTNEDFIPVIEIDETYPGCLHTDYHWLMKVACTWDDVKSLRTDMERNATSAVHFRTKLLTAACQMQSALCITDLGQLFHKPLRDSHGTVVLSCVNFIKSPKTISVLNSRWMPLNKVHKKLSALHEDNNINEILMNSIQEQINYHQASAIRLTKGLYLGYLKMQSSVDQIQVVVPSKTPNVLPHCKIRDNPHISAEEWEFLKGRKSTIMFGPQSEQPTEVQQLFLEDLTIAAHRLFKYMDTPTDDALRHRLYDVEVIELSPDVSFLVICPPPEFSCAVPGQREILLQRGDLLSLPLQAFEMIHLRTYQNGIIQKYSRLSCILELDTVLANHSHREAFSTIEVQAAKERLCKLQELSTSLNAVWKGVRWLMDVISFARDRGCMPSIAMREILECQEVRDSKVDETKRQLLQPPPRDGKLMKSSPGRGSWPGPAVSSGNGLLVAEHSKSEQHLCVAGGGNSNMSSRYLSATSEFDGTSRKNSADSNYSHSGHSYHSVGFDGGGHVGSRLPPSRSEDTLTVSKKQPHRKRTTTINTSFSAASSPLLNIRPTYTGTTESVHSLSSDSETASYTVLTSTPNKASRPHSTKMEASISMTNVKAAGDEAAAAPTVGVVRSRKQLFEPDPSTSAGATYLKSTLSAIQNESRALREQPLHIAEDEQPFFLAPGPSAGTGTRSENRRQPVEIAPAGHHQPLATNTHAHEKARTSESNTPDTEAPATDVGRDAAIIQVYAAYETGLASGTSLKLHVTTKTTAREVVDLVVKQLNMAVVLKGREGPIYTADKLDNFCLVAVIGARERCLRDDFKPLQLQNPWKKGRLYVRQKHDLLAAIEHSNREAQMI from the exons AACTCACACTTCCGGAACGAAGCCTGAGGGACGGACAATGCCCACCGACATCACCAATCCCATCATCACGCTCCGAACCGGCAAAAAGTCCACAAAATCTTGTGCCATCGACCAATTTCCCATGTGTACGGAAGCCAAATCCTGAGATGGAATTCCTCATTCCGCACCCACCGACAAATTCCCGGCAGCCACGTCAGGTGGCATCATCGCAGAATGGCACCTTTATGCGATCACACAGTATCAACGAGCAATCCCATCATCAGATTCTCCTGCAGCAGAATCAATTTGCACAGCATCAAACCAAAATGACGAAGAAGCAATTGAAATTGGCACAAGCACAGCTGAATAAATTGACCCAGATTAATATTCATTTACACG CACTTTTCTCAGCCGTGGAGCATGGGCATTTGGAGAAGGCGAGAACAATCTTAGAATCCACAGATGTTGATGTTAATAGCGTTAACAGTGATGGATTGGCACCATTAGATGTGGCTGTCTTGAGCAATAATCGCTCAATGACAAAGATGCTCCTTCAGCATGGTGCTACAGACAGGACGCAGT TTAAAGGTAACAACACCTTGGGAGGTCACCTCAACTCCCTGCTGAGAGATGCTGAGAATCGAATTCAGGAGTTGGGGAGCGCCGATGAAATCCCACAGACGCCATACAGTACAAGGGCGTCGTTCTCTAGTATTATTG GGAATGCGTATACGGGGCCCTCTGTTACGGGATGTACCGGCACGGAGACGGATAAACAAATTGGTCTGTGGGAACGTCGTGTGAAGGGATTGAGGCGAATGCTTTTAGGATGGGATCAGGCACGACCACCAGATCCACCCAATTCTGTTCTCGTGGACGTTGTTGGGCCCTCATCAGTGTCCATACGCATCTATGAACCCTCCGAAGGACCTCTAGGCACAAAATTCAAAG tTCAATGGTCATCCAGGGCGGATTTCAGCAACATCGTGGGTGAGTGCGACATCACGGAGTGGAATAGTTTTCAGGGTACAATGGGTGCCACATGTCGTATTGGAGATCTCACCCAGGGTCGTCGATACTTCTTCAGGGCATGCCTTGGGAATATCAAGGGTTTCGGTGGCTATCGCACATCATGTCCCTCGAGTGTTGTCCCATCGAGTTGGTATGATGTTGAGCAGCGTGAGAATCGCTTTGTGGGTCGTCAGAGAGTTCTCGATGAACTCTTTGCCGCCGTACGTCTAGCACGTCCGGAGGATGCCAGCAATATACCCCTCGAGACACCCGCACTCCAACGAAGGAATCCCAAGAAGAAGACCACAATTAAGCAACTTTTCTCAGCTGCCAGCAAATTCCAGAAGAATCTACGGAG AGGAATCTACTTGGCTTGCATTTTGTACCATGAAGATAAGGTGCTCGTGACAAATGAAGATTTCATCCCTGTAATTGAAATTGATGAGACATACCCCGGATGTCTGCATACGGATTACCATTGGCTAATGAAG GTGGCCTGTACGTGGGATGATGTTAAATCCTTACGAACGGACATGGAGCGAAATGCCACCTCAGCTGTGCATTTCCGTACCAAACTCCTAACAGCGGCGTGTCAAATGCAATCAGCACTTTGTATCACGGATTTGGGGCAGCTCTTCCACAAACCACTACGAGATTCCCATGGGACTGTTGTTTTAAGCTGTGTTAATTTTATCAAG AGCCCAAAAACAATTTCGGTGCTGAATTCACGGTGGATGCCGCTCAATAAAGTTCACAAGAAACTATCGGCATTGCATGAGGATAATAATATCAATGAAATTCTCATGAATTCCATTCAGGAACAGATAAATTACCACCAGGCATCCGCCATACGACTGACCAAAGGACTCtatttgggttatttgaaaaTGCAGAGCTCAGTGGATCAGATTCAAGTGGTTGTACCATCAAAAACCCCAAATGTGCTCCCACATTGCAAAATACGGGATAATCCGCATATATCTGC GGAGGAATGGGAATTCCTGAAGGGACGAAAATCCACAATAATGTTTGGGCCACAGAGTGAGCAGCCGACGGAAGTTCAGCAACTTTTCCTTGAGGATCTCACAATAGCAGCGCACAGGTTGTTCAAATATATGGACACCCCGACGGATGATGCCCTGAGGCATCGTTTGTATGATGTGGAGGTGATTGAATTGAGTCCCGATGTGAGTTTCCTGGTTATTTGTCCACCACCGGAATTCTCGTGCGCTGTCCCGGGGCAGAGGGAGATTCTTCTGCAACGTGGGGACTTGCTGAGTCTACCACTGCAGGCTTTTGAGATGATCCACCTGAGGACGTATCAGAATGGAATAATTCAGAAGTACTCCCGACTCTCGTGTATCCTCGAATTGGACACTGTGCTGGCCAATCATTCACACCGCGAGGCATTCTCCACAATTGAGGTACAAGCAGCCAAGGAGAGGCTTTGCAAATTGCAGGAACTCTCAACGAGCCTGAATGCCGTGTGGAAGGGTGTTCGATGGCTAATGGATGTGATAAGCTTCGCGCGGGATCGTGGATGCATGCCAAGCATTGCAATGAGGGAGATTCTCGAGTGTCAGGAGGTGCGAGATTCAAAGGTGGATGAAACGAAACGACAACTGCTGCAGCCTCCACCACGAGATGGGAAACTGATGAAATCTTCCCCGGGAAGGGGTTCATGGCCTGGACCAGCAGTCTCCAGTGGCAATGGTTTACTCGTGGCGGAGCACTCCAAATCCGAACAACATCTCTGTGTTGCTGGTGGTGGGAATTCCAACATGAGTTCACGCTACTTGAGTGCAACATCGGAATTTGATGGGACTTCCCGGAAGAATAGTGCTGATTCCAATTACTCCCATTCAGGGCATAGTTACCATTCTGTTGGATTTGACGGTGGTGGCCACGTTGGGTCACGCCTACCGCCGTCTAGGTCGGAGGACACGCTGACTGTGTCAAAGAAGCAACCACATCGAAAACGAACAACAACCATCAATACGAGCTTTTCAGCTGCTTCAAGTCCATTGCTCAATATCCGGCCAACTTATACCGGAACCACGGAGTCTGTCCATAGTTTGTCAAGTGATAGTGAGACAGCCAGTTATACAGTTCTCACGTCAACGCCAAACAAAGCATCACGTCCACATAGCACGAAAATGGAGGCTTCAATTAGCATGACAAATGTTAAGGCTGCTGGGGATGAGGCAGCAGCAGCACCCACGGTTGGTGTTGTACGGAGTAGGAAGCAACTATTTGAGCCAGATCCATCTACCTCAGCTGGCGCAACGTACCTCAAATCCACCCTGTCTGCCATACAAAATGAATCCCGCGCATTGCGGGAGCAACCCCTACATATTGCCGAAGATGAGCAGCCCTTTTTCCTGGCTCCGGGTCCGTCAGCTGGCACCGGGACTCGGAGCGAAAACCGCAGACAGCCTGTTGAGATTGCCCCAGCAGGACACCACCAGCCTCTTGCAACGAATACGCATGCTCACGAAAAAGCGCGAACGTCCGAATCGAATACACCGGACACGGAAGCCCCAGCTACGGATGTAGGTCGTGATGCAGCAATAATCCAGGTGTATGCCGCCTACGAGACAGGCCTAGCTAGTGGGACAAGTCTCAAGCTCCATGTAACGACGAAAACCACAGCGCGTGAGGTGGTGGATCTTGTTGTGAAGCAACTCAATATGGCTGTTGTGCTCAAAGGACGCGAAGGACCCATCTATACGGCCGATAAGTTGGACAATTTCTGCTTAGTGGCCGTTATTGGGGCACGTGAGAGATGCCTCCGGGATGACTTTAAGCCCCTCCAATTGCAGAATCCGTGGAAAAAGGGGCGACTTTATGTGCGTCAAAAGCATGATCTCCTAGCAGCAATTGAGCATTCGAATCGTGAAGCTCAGATGATTTAA
- the LOC129787936 gene encoding uncharacterized protein LOC129787936 isoform X5, with amino-acid sequence MEFLIPHPPTNSRQPRQVASSQNGTFMRSHSINEQSHHQILLQQNQFAQHQTKMTKKQLKLAQAQLNKLTQINIHLHALFSAVEHGHLEKARTILESTDVDVNSVNSDGLAPLDVAVLSNNRSMTKMLLQHGATDRTQFKGNNTLGGHLNSLLRDAENRIQELGSADEIPQTPYSTRASFSSIIGNAYTGPSVTGCTGTETDKQIGLWERRVKGLRRMLLGWDQARPPDPPNSVLVDVVGPSSVSIRIYEPSEGPLGTKFKVQWSSRADFSNIVGECDITEWNSFQGTMGATCRIGDLTQGRRYFFRACLGNIKGFGGYRTSCPSSVVPSSWYDVEQRENRFVGRQRVLDELFAAVRLARPEDASNIPLETPALQRRNPKKKTTIKQLFSAASKFQKNLRRGIYLACILYHEDKVLVTNEDFIPVIEIDETYPGCLHTDYHWLMKVACTWDDVKSLRTDMERNATSAVHFRTKLLTAACQMQSALCITDLGQLFHKPLRDSHGTVVLSCVNFIKSPKTISVLNSRWMPLNKVHKKLSALHEDNNINEILMNSIQEQINYHQASAIRLTKGLYLGYLKMQSSVDQIQVVVPSKTPNVLPHCKIRDNPHISAEEWEFLKGRKSTIMFGPQSEQPTEVQQLFLEDLTIAAHRLFKYMDTPTDDALRHRLYDVEVIELSPDVSFLVICPPPEFSCAVPGQREILLQRGDLLSLPLQAFEMIHLRTYQNGIIQKYSRLSCILELDTVLANHSHREAFSTIEVQAAKERLCKLQELSTSLNAVWKGVRWLMDVISFARDRGCMPSIAMREILECQEVRDSKVDETKRQLLQPPPRDGKLMKSSPGRGSWPGPAVSSGNGLLVAEHSKSEQHLCVAGGGNSNMSSRYLSATSEFDGTSRKNSADSNYSHSGHSYHSVGFDGGGHVGSRLPPSRSEDTLTVSKKQPHRKRTTTINTSFSAASSPLLNIRPTYTGTTESVHSLSSDSETASYTVLTSTPNKASRPHSTKMEASISMTNVKAAGDEAAAAPTVGVVRSRKQLFEPDPSTSAGATYLKSTLSAIQNESRALREQPLHIAEDEQPFFLAPGPSAGTGTRSENRRQPVEIAPAGHHQPLATNTHAHEKARTSESNTPDTEAPATDVGRDAAIIQVYAAYETGLASGTSLKLHVTTKTTAREVVDLVVKQLNMAVVLKGREGPIYTADKLDNFCLVAVIGARERCLRDDFKPLQLQNPWKKGRLYVRQKHDLLAAIEHSNREAQMI; translated from the exons ATGGAATTCCTCATTCCGCACCCACCGACAAATTCCCGGCAGCCACGTCAGGTGGCATCATCGCAGAATGGCACCTTTATGCGATCACACAGTATCAACGAGCAATCCCATCATCAGATTCTCCTGCAGCAGAATCAATTTGCACAGCATCAAACCAAAATGACGAAGAAGCAATTGAAATTGGCACAAGCACAGCTGAATAAATTGACCCAGATTAATATTCATTTACACG CACTTTTCTCAGCCGTGGAGCATGGGCATTTGGAGAAGGCGAGAACAATCTTAGAATCCACAGATGTTGATGTTAATAGCGTTAACAGTGATGGATTGGCACCATTAGATGTGGCTGTCTTGAGCAATAATCGCTCAATGACAAAGATGCTCCTTCAGCATGGTGCTACAGACAGGACGCAGT TTAAAGGTAACAACACCTTGGGAGGTCACCTCAACTCCCTGCTGAGAGATGCTGAGAATCGAATTCAGGAGTTGGGGAGCGCCGATGAAATCCCACAGACGCCATACAGTACAAGGGCGTCGTTCTCTAGTATTATTG GGAATGCGTATACGGGGCCCTCTGTTACGGGATGTACCGGCACGGAGACGGATAAACAAATTGGTCTGTGGGAACGTCGTGTGAAGGGATTGAGGCGAATGCTTTTAGGATGGGATCAGGCACGACCACCAGATCCACCCAATTCTGTTCTCGTGGACGTTGTTGGGCCCTCATCAGTGTCCATACGCATCTATGAACCCTCCGAAGGACCTCTAGGCACAAAATTCAAAG tTCAATGGTCATCCAGGGCGGATTTCAGCAACATCGTGGGTGAGTGCGACATCACGGAGTGGAATAGTTTTCAGGGTACAATGGGTGCCACATGTCGTATTGGAGATCTCACCCAGGGTCGTCGATACTTCTTCAGGGCATGCCTTGGGAATATCAAGGGTTTCGGTGGCTATCGCACATCATGTCCCTCGAGTGTTGTCCCATCGAGTTGGTATGATGTTGAGCAGCGTGAGAATCGCTTTGTGGGTCGTCAGAGAGTTCTCGATGAACTCTTTGCCGCCGTACGTCTAGCACGTCCGGAGGATGCCAGCAATATACCCCTCGAGACACCCGCACTCCAACGAAGGAATCCCAAGAAGAAGACCACAATTAAGCAACTTTTCTCAGCTGCCAGCAAATTCCAGAAGAATCTACGGAG AGGAATCTACTTGGCTTGCATTTTGTACCATGAAGATAAGGTGCTCGTGACAAATGAAGATTTCATCCCTGTAATTGAAATTGATGAGACATACCCCGGATGTCTGCATACGGATTACCATTGGCTAATGAAG GTGGCCTGTACGTGGGATGATGTTAAATCCTTACGAACGGACATGGAGCGAAATGCCACCTCAGCTGTGCATTTCCGTACCAAACTCCTAACAGCGGCGTGTCAAATGCAATCAGCACTTTGTATCACGGATTTGGGGCAGCTCTTCCACAAACCACTACGAGATTCCCATGGGACTGTTGTTTTAAGCTGTGTTAATTTTATCAAG AGCCCAAAAACAATTTCGGTGCTGAATTCACGGTGGATGCCGCTCAATAAAGTTCACAAGAAACTATCGGCATTGCATGAGGATAATAATATCAATGAAATTCTCATGAATTCCATTCAGGAACAGATAAATTACCACCAGGCATCCGCCATACGACTGACCAAAGGACTCtatttgggttatttgaaaaTGCAGAGCTCAGTGGATCAGATTCAAGTGGTTGTACCATCAAAAACCCCAAATGTGCTCCCACATTGCAAAATACGGGATAATCCGCATATATCTGC GGAGGAATGGGAATTCCTGAAGGGACGAAAATCCACAATAATGTTTGGGCCACAGAGTGAGCAGCCGACGGAAGTTCAGCAACTTTTCCTTGAGGATCTCACAATAGCAGCGCACAGGTTGTTCAAATATATGGACACCCCGACGGATGATGCCCTGAGGCATCGTTTGTATGATGTGGAGGTGATTGAATTGAGTCCCGATGTGAGTTTCCTGGTTATTTGTCCACCACCGGAATTCTCGTGCGCTGTCCCGGGGCAGAGGGAGATTCTTCTGCAACGTGGGGACTTGCTGAGTCTACCACTGCAGGCTTTTGAGATGATCCACCTGAGGACGTATCAGAATGGAATAATTCAGAAGTACTCCCGACTCTCGTGTATCCTCGAATTGGACACTGTGCTGGCCAATCATTCACACCGCGAGGCATTCTCCACAATTGAGGTACAAGCAGCCAAGGAGAGGCTTTGCAAATTGCAGGAACTCTCAACGAGCCTGAATGCCGTGTGGAAGGGTGTTCGATGGCTAATGGATGTGATAAGCTTCGCGCGGGATCGTGGATGCATGCCAAGCATTGCAATGAGGGAGATTCTCGAGTGTCAGGAGGTGCGAGATTCAAAGGTGGATGAAACGAAACGACAACTGCTGCAGCCTCCACCACGAGATGGGAAACTGATGAAATCTTCCCCGGGAAGGGGTTCATGGCCTGGACCAGCAGTCTCCAGTGGCAATGGTTTACTCGTGGCGGAGCACTCCAAATCCGAACAACATCTCTGTGTTGCTGGTGGTGGGAATTCCAACATGAGTTCACGCTACTTGAGTGCAACATCGGAATTTGATGGGACTTCCCGGAAGAATAGTGCTGATTCCAATTACTCCCATTCAGGGCATAGTTACCATTCTGTTGGATTTGACGGTGGTGGCCACGTTGGGTCACGCCTACCGCCGTCTAGGTCGGAGGACACGCTGACTGTGTCAAAGAAGCAACCACATCGAAAACGAACAACAACCATCAATACGAGCTTTTCAGCTGCTTCAAGTCCATTGCTCAATATCCGGCCAACTTATACCGGAACCACGGAGTCTGTCCATAGTTTGTCAAGTGATAGTGAGACAGCCAGTTATACAGTTCTCACGTCAACGCCAAACAAAGCATCACGTCCACATAGCACGAAAATGGAGGCTTCAATTAGCATGACAAATGTTAAGGCTGCTGGGGATGAGGCAGCAGCAGCACCCACGGTTGGTGTTGTACGGAGTAGGAAGCAACTATTTGAGCCAGATCCATCTACCTCAGCTGGCGCAACGTACCTCAAATCCACCCTGTCTGCCATACAAAATGAATCCCGCGCATTGCGGGAGCAACCCCTACATATTGCCGAAGATGAGCAGCCCTTTTTCCTGGCTCCGGGTCCGTCAGCTGGCACCGGGACTCGGAGCGAAAACCGCAGACAGCCTGTTGAGATTGCCCCAGCAGGACACCACCAGCCTCTTGCAACGAATACGCATGCTCACGAAAAAGCGCGAACGTCCGAATCGAATACACCGGACACGGAAGCCCCAGCTACGGATGTAGGTCGTGATGCAGCAATAATCCAGGTGTATGCCGCCTACGAGACAGGCCTAGCTAGTGGGACAAGTCTCAAGCTCCATGTAACGACGAAAACCACAGCGCGTGAGGTGGTGGATCTTGTTGTGAAGCAACTCAATATGGCTGTTGTGCTCAAAGGACGCGAAGGACCCATCTATACGGCCGATAAGTTGGACAATTTCTGCTTAGTGGCCGTTATTGGGGCACGTGAGAGATGCCTCCGGGATGACTTTAAGCCCCTCCAATTGCAGAATCCGTGGAAAAAGGGGCGACTTTATGTGCGTCAAAAGCATGATCTCCTAGCAGCAATTGAGCATTCGAATCGTGAAGCTCAGATGATTTAA